Proteins found in one Aspergillus chevalieri M1 DNA, chromosome 2, nearly complete sequence genomic segment:
- the VPS17 gene encoding retromer subunit VPS17 (BUSCO:EOG09261IEH;~COG:U;~EggNog:ENOG410PGQ6;~InterPro:IPR027267,IPR014461,IPR037907,IPR001683, IPR036871,IPR015404;~PFAM:PF09325,PF00787;~go_component: GO:0030904 - retromer complex [Evidence IEA];~go_function: GO:0035091 - phosphatidylinositol binding [Evidence IEA];~go_process: GO:0015031 - protein transport [Evidence IEA];~go_process: GO:0042147 - retrograde transport, endosome to Golgi [Evidence IEA]), translating to MDYSAISDHPTGSSPWASPAPERTTFSESNDSDIPPSALPPQQQSPYDADRDLSQAAGAGPWSASREEDPDADLSERLQSAQLGDPDYAVEQPPYATQQPPLPPQQPQYAPQYAPQQQVQPAAQPHFAPAGQENKRPAPLYKIQARITGLERTGKKDPILRFDVHTNIPKFRTTQYRDVRRTHAEFVRLAEHLMSANPEALVPAVPPPLTPAGAGTEEDEVRVKAGMQRWLNIVMSNEILTQDDEVVLFVESDFGYSPVVRMKQPATGMRRKVLKQFAPPPDDTPELQSARPAVKMFYLGAMDASHKVDRVVKGRRGLGLAETDFGIKLGQMHVQETHPGLANAYKKLGKVISNVGDYHAVQATAEATTLGDPLNYHSSDAFVVKETLTNRHILLRDLLQAQQTARSKRAAADRLRVSSSVRPDKVDEALSALEEAESHEAYLSKRTHRVTSNLVQEKRRWFDQTSNDVISHLREYTLRQIEAERRTLATLESVRPDIRAIDSSGGLSRLGREAHPTARRPNLGSSQGPKGDAWSGVPRRGDSLGRSLSGSYMAPNLENDEETEAGPGRVRSSSGVGSIAEEDDDDRLDARNAASRLAASTF from the exons ATGGACTATTCAGCTATATCTGATCATCCTACTGGTTCCTCTCCTTGGGCGTCTCCAGCACCCGAGAGGACTACCTTTTCGGAATCCAACGATAGCGATATCCCCCCGTCCGCGTTACCCCCTCAGCAACAGTCGCCGTACGATGCGGACCGAGATCTGTCCCAAGCTGCCGGTGCTGGGCCTTGGTCGGCTTCGAGAGAGGAAGACCCTGATGCTGATTTGTCGGAGCGGTTACAGAGCGCGCAATTAGGTGATCCAGACTATGCAGTTGAGCAACCTCCGTACGCTACGCAACAACCACCGCTCCCGCCGCAGCAACCGCAGTATGCACCGCAGTATGCACCGCAACAGCAAGTACAGCCTGCTGCCCAGCCGCATTTTGCACCAGCAGGGCAGGAGAATAAGCGACCGGCTCCGCTATACAAAATCCAGGCGAGAATTACAGGACTGGAGAGGACGGGCAAGAAGGATCCTATTCTTCGGTTTGATGTCCAC ACAAATATCCCCAAATTCCGAACTACGCAATACCGAGATGTTCGTCGTACACATGCGGAATTCGTCCGACTTGCGGAGCATTTGATGTCGGCCAACCCTGAAGCTCTCGTCCCCGCTGTGCCCCCGCCATTGACGCCTGCCGGTGCAGGaacggaggaggatgaggtgcGCGTTAAAGCGGGAATGCAACGATGGCTCAACATTGTTATGAGCAATGAGATCCTCACGCAAGATGACGAAGTGGTTCTGTTCGTCGAAAGCGATTTTGGTTACAGCCCGGTTGTCCGGATGAAACAGCCAGCGACAGGAATGCGAAGGAAGGTCTTGAAGCAGTTTGCGCCGCCCCCGGATGATACCCCTGAGCTGCAGAGCGCACGCCCTGCTGTGAAGATGTTTTACTTGGGTGCCATGGACGCAAGTCACAAAGTGGATCGCGTAGTTAAAGGTCGACGGG GGCTTGGCTTGGCGGAAACTGACTTTGGTATCAAGCTTGGGCAAATGCATGTACAGGAGACCCATCCAGGACTGGCCAACGCCtacaagaaactgggaaaaGTCATTTCGAACGTGGGTGATTACCATGCAGTGCAGGCAACAGCCGAGGCAACGACGCTGGGCGACCCGCTGAATTACCATTCCTCCGATGCCTTTGTCGTGAAGGAAACATTGACAAATCGTCACATTCTTCTCCGAGACCTCCTTCAGGCCCAGCAGACCGCCCGCAGCAAGCGCGCTGCCGCCGACCGATTGAGAGTCAGCTCGTCGGTCCGTCCCGACAAGGTGGACGAGGCTCTCAGTGCCTTGGAAGAGGCGGAGAGCCATGAAGCTTACCTGTCGAAGCGAACCCACCGAGTCACCTCCAACCTGGTTCAAGAGAAACGACGGTGGTTCGACCAAACATCTAACGACGTCATTTCTCACCTACGCGAGTACACCTTACGCCAGATCGAGGCAGAGCGCAGAACCTTGGCGACTCTAGAGAGTGTCCGACCAGACATCCGCGCCATCGACTCCTCTGGAGGTCTCAGTCGTCTGGGCCGTGAGGCGCATCCAACGGCACGACGACCGAACCTTGGGTCGAGCCAAGGACCCAAGGGTGACGCTTGGAGTGGTGTTCCCCGTCGGGGTGACAGTCTTGGGCGTAGCTTGAGTGGCAGCTATATGGCGCCGAATCTGGAGAACGACGAGGAAACAGAAGCTGGGCCCGGAAGAGTGCGCTCCTCCAGCGGCGTTGGGTCCAtcgccgaagaagacgatgatgaccGGCTCGATGCTCGGAATGCGGCGAGTCGGTTGGCGGCCAGCACGTTCTAA
- a CDS encoding putative nucleoside-diphosphate-sugar epimerase (COG:S;~EggNog:ENOG410PHFD;~InterPro:IPR036291,IPR016040,IPR001509;~go_function: GO:0003824 - catalytic activity [Evidence IEA]), producing MAPKVFLTGTTGYIGGDGFYSVHQAHPDWQLSVLIRNKDKAAKLASEYPQVRIVQGDLDSADIIEEEVKNADIVYHFADCDHVASAEAIAKGASHHTPQNPVWWIHTSGTGILTVEDFRTNTWGIERSKEYNDWDGVSELLNLPDDALHRNVDKIVIEASKNNPESIKTAIVCPPTIYGPGRGPGNQKSVQAYWLAAAVLQRKKGLLVGQGTNIWHQVHVQDLSKVYLSLGEAAAAGGAPATWNDGGYYFAENGSFVWGDIQREVAKVAHEKGLISSPDVEPIPDAQVTELNQFGLYAWGSTSRGHAIRARKLLGWTPEKPKLIELIPHIVDVEAKGLGLR from the exons ATGGCCCCCAAGGTCTTCTT GACAGGAAcaactggatacattggcgGTGACGGCTTCTACTCCGTTCACCAAGCCCATCCTGACTGGCAGCTGTCGGTCCTTATTCGCAACAAAGACAAGGCTGCGAAGCTTGCCAGTGAATACCCCCAGGTCCGGATTGTGCAAGGTGATCTGGACTCGGCCGACATCATCGAGGAAGAAGTTAAGAATGCGGACATTGTTTACC ACTTCGCGGACTGCGACCACGTCGCTTCAGCCGAAGCAATTGCCAAAGGCGCCAGTCACCACACCCCTCAGAACCCCGTCTGGTGGATTCACACCTCCGGCACTGGTATCCTAACCGTCGAAGACTTCcgcaccaacacctggggtATCGAGCGCTCCAAGGAGTACAACGACTGGGACGGCGTCTCCGaactcctcaacctccccgaCGACGCCCTCCACCGCAACGTCGACAAAATCGTCATCGAAGCCAGCAAGAACAACCCGGAAAGCATCAAGACGGCTATCGTTTGCCCTCCCACAATCTACGGACCCGGTCGCGGACCCGGTAACCAGAAGAGTGTGCAGGCTTACTGGctggctgctgctgtgtTGCAGCGCAAGAAGGGTCTGCTTGTTGGACAGGGTACGAATATCTGGCACCAGGTTCATGTTCAGGATTTGAGCAAGGTTTATCTTTCTCTGGGTGAGGCCGcggctgctggtggtgcgCCGGCGACCTGGAACGACGGGGGTTACTACTTTGCTGAGAATGGGTCGTTCGTTTGGGGTGATATCCAGCGGGAGGTTGCCAAGGTTGCGCATGAGAAGGGACTGATTTCGTCTCCGGATGTGGAGCCGATTCCTGATGCCCAGGTTACCGAATTGAACCAGTTTGGTCTGTATGCTTGGGGTAGTACCTCGAGGGGACATGCTATTCGGGCTCGGAAGCTGTTGGGATGGACTCCTGAGAAGCCAAAGTTGATTGAATTGATTCCGCATATTGTTGATGTGGAGGCTAAGGGTCTAGGTTTGCGGTGA
- a CDS encoding uncharacterized protein (COG:S;~EggNog:ENOG410PVF4), protein MDPQEYYGKVEEWFKQGHFSRDALLHTLSSRTKNFGILEDDEEQRLHETFDSLCADNNGSRYLSQPAFVSFLQRLGFLPSSMNEAGAVLYRSLINISQAPFDEHSARQLTLNDLLRSLVLTDYDRSRRVYEESEDSRTRTPADTRRIIFQSLATARNDKKALS, encoded by the coding sequence ATGGATCCTCAAGAATATTACGGCAAAGTCGAGGAATGGTTCAAACAAGGCCATTTCAGTCGTGATGCGCTCCTGCACACTCTTAGCAGCAGAACCAAGAATTTCGGCATTTTGGAGGACGACGAAGAGCAACGACTACACGAAACGTTTGATTCTCTCTGCGCCGATAATAATGGCTCACGATATCTCTCCCAACCGGCGTTTGTTTCATTCCTACAGAGATTGGGGTTTCTTCCGTCGTCCATGAATGAAGCGGGTGCGGTTCTCTACCGCAGTCTTATCAACATCTCGCAAGCCCCGTTCGATGAACATTCCGCTAGACAATTGACTTTGAATGATCTGCTCCGATCGCTGGTATTGACGGATTACGATCGATCCAGGCGTGTCTATGAAGAGAGTGAGGATTCCCGGACTAGAACACCGGCTGATACACGGAGAATCATCTTCCAAAGCTTAGCAACAGCTCGCAATGACAAGAAAGCGCTGTCTTGA
- a CDS encoding putative THO complex component (Rlr1) (COG:K;~EggNog:ENOG410QDF8;~InterPro:IPR021726,IPR032302,IPR040007,IPR021418;~PFAM:PF11732,PF11262,PF16134;~go_component: GO:0000347 - THO complex [Evidence IEA];~go_process: GO:0006397 - mRNA processing [Evidence IEA];~go_process: GO:0006406 - mRNA export from nucleus [Evidence IEA]), which translates to MDELKEEKLKEKAERERAARPGGGVNALMMAGALADDTVPMPRIRESEARATPSKEQEADKAAAKAEENELPEPSDQKVLLLKSLLAIGALPEALLILSKFPWLMDVYTELPEFIHRILHHSLSKVYASLRPLPSVDGLRDQQQIPSLDQSSVPKGQVRLNQAPPRRVLRWAQLDVEDEHDGTDYRFYWDDWADNVPICQSVDDVFALCSSFLNLSGHKIGQDAALLSKLARIGRDSLSKDGSQENRARWQDLCKRLLVPAISLTKANPGVVNEVFDLISFFSREVRYNMYAEWYFGQTSRLPDIKSAFDQARAETKDTLKRLSKTNIRPMARALAKIAYANPGIVINVAISQIESYENLIEVVVECARYFTYLGYDILTWSLINSLGQKGRSRVQEGGLLTSRWLNALATFAGRTFKRYSVMDPTPVLQYVVEQLRHNNSTDLIVLEQMISSMAGIITDSSFNESQIQAMAGGDTLQSQTILQLLDKRHESKTTSKRLMKSLTVSKLAGQLLVAIAQERWTCIFQDESSSELKLSGNIFDEIHRILTQYLDLLRSNMSVEEFDSFVPDLPTLIKGFGVQPELAFWIQRPSIGKKIAEVERAAQEDEAAAKTRESEEASSATKAEDGQEMAVDGEPTAKAEEATAEGAMDVDKPQPQSLNESDGTLAPEQTAANDNGNSEPPASNAVIQDLEGQIQSVLPVETYGIVGLRFYVIFWQLSLYDVHVPQKAYEDEIDRQKRKVVTINNDRSDISMAGTQRKEREKKQLTQLQERILEENKTHLKAYGQTRIRLQKEKDRWFAGMRGNYDTLNVSLLEQCFVPRLLLSPIEAFYCFKMLKFLHTSGTPNFRTVGLLDQLFREQRVTALIFQCTSKEADNLGHFLNETLRDLGRWHADKAVYEKEAFGTKKDLTGFATSVGSDGKPTMFLDYEDFRRLLYKWHRILASALKICLNGGEYMHIRNAISVLKAIVQQFPAVNWIGRDILKSVNNLSQNDERDDVKTPAASLIGDLNRREKKWMLPQAFNEIKGPIPAQQQQQKTEQALSDKATAEKAGASGTVTPTPLNAAAPSFKPPGGQEAEGAPKPEPSKQEVEDGEIEDAKMTDVAMKGTEGAKQEPSGKPETTPQQAEQPVTGGPEVAPTDKPAEPAAKQPRASSASAVSQPEPQALERQADIPKRPEIERSSSSASNIRGLPNRPIRHGDGRLPPRPERQRHPGRYDGEHDPHSHGLLERDLPTRLPPDEPFRGPAYRDGRLPREPEWLDRSGRLRPAPDGFDGRSDGARLPLEAPNGPRPGPQTHPDRAGLIHERPDRDRRGPPPRGLSPPRSSDLPGRLERFPGDDRRFANYPPGSRLDDLPTGPRSERPGREIHDPRETPSGPDMSHGRLRQPEPAEIPSGPRSRNRGGRGASGPQPPPPPPAGGNERQPPMGPKQQPPGAPASPAGDRLDNSGIHPDRLKALQQQGNEYGGGRSQQPPSPGIAPPSGPRSSFAPPSGPAPMPRGAQPSGSGGGGGGGGDRGRGDKRFAGINNMLQQSAGPADRSGPGTSIRGRGANRSAAAMNAPSPQSTPSGGTPDDGSRTVSSSSQQGRPDLLADRITSASRGDEGHSRRSLGGRGDLIDEPGSESRRSSQRYSERDRDRDRERERDRERDRDRERDRGDRERGERSDRDRERERDRERERERERERRAGDEEGTRSSSRREERERAREYERERSRRSDAGAAASRDDARYEPPREVLRRGGGNRDRRERRERDEGAAGDLASHEHEGRLRPPSSMGVPPPPPPPPPPLPGSAEDERRWGGGGRERDRERNRDRARDRDYGGGSSGGGGGHRKRGRGGDDGHGEGGGRGGMRMGNENKRPRRGM; encoded by the exons ATGGATGAACTGAAAGAGGAGAAGTTGAAAGAGAAAGCGGAGCGAGAACGAGCAGCACGACCTGGCGGCGGTGTCAATGCCCTAATGATGGCCGGCGCTCTGGCAGACGATACTGTTCCTATGCCACGGATACGTGAATCAGAAGCTCGAGCCACTCCGAGTAAGGAGCAAGAGGCAGACAAGGCTGCAGCCAAAGCGGAGGAAAATGAACTACCGGAACCTTCAGATCAAAAGGTTCTGCTGCTCAAGAGTCTGCTAGCTATTGGCGCCCTTCCTGAAGCCCTTTTGATCCTGAGCAAGTTCCCTTGGCTGATGGACGTCTACACCGAACTTCCTGAATTCATTCACCGTATCTTACATCACTCTTTGAGTAAGGTCTACGCTTCGCTACGTCCTCTACCTTCTGTCGACGGACTTCGGGATCAGCAACAGATCCCCAGCCTGGACCAGTCCAGTGTACCTAAGGGACAGGTTCGTCTGAATCAGGCGCCTCCGAGGAGGGTCCTTCGATGGGCCCAACTTGACGTGGAGGATGAACATGATGGGACGGATTACCGTTTCTATTGGGACGACTGGGCGGACAATGTTCCTATCTGCCAGTCTGTCGACGACGTGTTCGCTCTCTGTTCTTCGTTCCTCAACCTGTCTGGCCACAAGATTGGACAGGATGCGGCTTTGCTCTCGAAATTGGCACGGATCGGAAGAGACAGTTTAAGTAAGGACGGCTCTCAAGAGAACCGAGCCCGTTGGCAGGATTTGTGCAAGCGTCTTTTGGTTCCCGCTATCAGTTTGACCAAGGCCAACCCCGGTGTTGTCAATGAAGTTTTCGATCTCATCAGTTTCTTTTCCCGTGAGGTCCGATACAATATGTACGCGGAATGGTACTTTGGGCAAACTTCGCGACTTCCCGACATCAAATCAGCATTCGACCAAGCTAGGGCCGAAACCAAGGACACGCTCAAGAGACTGAGCAAAACGAATATCCGTCCCATGGCTCGTGCGCTGGCGAAGATTGCATACGCAAATCCAGGTATTGTCATCAACGTCGCCATCAGCCAGATCGAATCCTACGAGAACCTCATCGAGGTTGTTGTGGAGTGTGCCCGTTATTTCACATACCTCGGATATGATATTTTGACATGGTCTCTGATCAACTCCCTTGGTCAGAAAGGGCGGAGTCGTGTCCAAGAAGGAGGTTTACTAACCAGTCGGTGGCTGAATGCGCTGGCTACCTTCGCTGGCAGGACTTTCAAGCGATACTCTGTCATGGACCCTACTCCAGTGCTGCAGTATGTGGTAGAGCAGCTGCGGCACAATAACTCCACTGACCTTATTGTCTTAGAGCAGATGATCAGCTCCATGGCAGGTATTATTACGGACAGCAGTTTCAACGAGTCACAAATCCAAGCCATGGCAGGTGGCGATACCCTCCAATCACAGACGATTCTGCAGCTGTTAGACAAGCGACACGAGTCCAAGACGACTTCGAAGCGGCTAATGAAATCCCTTACCGTTTCAAAGCTTGCCGGCCAGTTGCTCGTTGCTATTGCACAAGAGCGGTGGACCTGTATCTTCCAGGATGAGAGTTCTTCCGAGTTGAAGCTCTCGGGTAACATATTCGACGAAATCCACCGTATTCTTACACAGTATCTCGATTTGCTGCGCAGCAATATGTCGGTCGAGGAGTTCGATTCGTTTGTTCCTGATCTGCCTACTCTCATCAAAGGATTCGGTGTGCAGCCTGAACTCGCTTTCTGGATTCAACGACCGAGCATCGGAAAGAAAATCGCCGAGGTAGAACGTGCGGCCCAGGAGGACGAAGCTGCGGCGAAAACTCGTGAAAGTGAGGAAGCATCATCAGCAACGAAGGCTGAGGATGGTCAGGAGATGGCAGTTGATGGTGAGCCAACAGCCAAGGCGGAGGAAGCAACAGCCGAAGGGGCCATGGATGTGGACAAGCCGCAGCCTCAAAGCTTAAACGAATCGGATGGCACTCTTGCTCCTGAGCAAACCGCTGCGAACGACAATGGTAATTCCGAACCCCCTGCGTCGAATGCTGTCATCCAAGATCTCGAAGGACAGATCCAGTCTGTCTTGCCGGTCGAAACGTACGGCATCGTTGGTTTGCGTTTCTACGTTATTTTCTGGCAATTATCGCTTTACGACGTGCATGTCCCTCAGAAAGCGTATGAAGATGAAATTGACCgccagaagaggaaggtggTTACAATTAACAACGATCGATCCGACATCAGCATGGCCGGTACTCAGAGGAAGGAACGAGAAAAAAAGCAGCTCACTCAGCTTCAGGAACGGATATTGGAGGAAAACAAAACTCATCTCAAGGCGTACGGCCAGACCAGGATAAGATtgcagaaagaaaaggaccGGTGGTTTGCTGGCATGCGAGGAAACTACGACACTTTGAATGTTTCCTTGTTGGAGCAGTGCTTTGTGCCTCGTTTGCTTCTGTCGCCTATCGAGGCTTTCTACTGTTTTAAGATGCTTAAGTTCTTGCATACCTCCGGGACACCGAATTTCCGGACTGTCGGATTGTTGGATCAACTGTTCCGTGAGCAAAGGGTTACGGCCCTCATCTTCCAATGTACCTcaaaggaagctgacaatcTCGGGCACTTCCTCAACGAAACCCTACGGGATCTCGGTCGCTGGCATGCGGACAAGGCAGTCTACGAGAAGGAGGCATTCGGAACGAAGAAGGACCTCACCGGATTCGCCACGTCCGTTGGCTCTGACGGCAAGCCAACAATGTTCTTAGACTATGAGGACTTCCGTCGACTTCTGTATAAATGGCACCGTATCCTGGCCTCAGCACTCAAGATCTGTCTGAACGGGGGCGAATACATGCACATTCGAAACGCTATCAGTGTACTCAAGGCAATTGTCCAACAATTCCCCGCAGTAAACTGGATCGGTCGTGACATCTTGAAGAGCGTCAACAACCTGAGCCAGAACGACGAACGCGATGATGTGAAGACACCCGCTGCTTCGCTGATCGGTGACCTCAAccggagagagaagaaatggatgctTCCTCAGGCGTTTAATGAGATTAAGGGACCGATCCCCgcgcagcaacagcaacagaagACTGAGCAAGCTCTGTCTGATAAGGCTACGGCTGAGAAGGCTGGCGCTTCGGGAACGGTGACACCAACACCGTTGAATGCGGCTGCGCCTTCGTTCAAGCCCCCAGGTGGCCAAGA AGCCGAAGGTGCCCCCAAGCCTGAACCGTCAAAACAGGAAGTTGAGGATGGAGAGATTGAGGACGCCAAAATGACCGATGTTGCAATGAAGGGAACGGAAGGAGCTAAACAAGAACCTTCTGGGAAACCTGAGACGACACCACAGCAAGCTGAGCAACCTGTTACTGGTGGTCCGGAGGTGGCACCAACCGACAAGCCAGCCGAACCAGCAGCCAAACAACCACGCGCTTCATCCGCTTCCGCTGTTTCTCAACCAGAGCCTCAGGCTCTAGAGAGACAAGCAGATATCCCCAAGCGTCCTGAAATCGAGCGATCTTCATCCAGTGCATCGAACATTCGTGGATTGCCTAACCGGCCAATTCGCCATGGGGATGGAAGACTACCGCCCCGACCTGAACGACAACGACACCCGGGCCGCTATGATGGGGAGCATGACCCCCATAGCCATGGTCTACTCGAGAGAGATTTACCGACAAGGTTGCCTCCAGATGAGCCATTCCGTGGCCCTGCGTATCGCGACGGTCGACTTCCTCGAGAACCTGAATGGTTGGACCGATCTGGACGGTTGCGCCCCGCACCTGATGGCTTTGATGGACGTTCTGACGGGGCACGCTTACCCCTTGAAGCGCCAAATGGTCCACGACCAGGCCCACAGACGCATCCTGACCGTGCCGGATTAATCCATGAGCGTCCAGACCGGGATCGACGCGGGCCTCCTCCGAGAGGCCTGTCACCACCGAGATCGTCAGATCTCCCTGGCCGCCTTGAACGCTTCCCTGGCGATGATCGACGTTTCGCCAATTACCCTCCAGGTTCGCGACTTGATGATTTGCCTACGGGGCCGCGCAGCGAACGTCCAGGGCGAGAGATTCATGACCCAAGAGAAACCCCATCTGGTCCGGACATGAGCCACGGGCGATTGCGCCAGCCGGAACCTGCAGAGATTCCTTCTGGGCCACGCTCAAGAAACCGTGGTGGTCGCGGAGCATCTGGACCTCAACccccgcctccgcctccggcGGGAGGCAATGAGCGCCAACCGCCAATGGGACCGAAACAGCAACCGCCAGgagcaccagcatcacctGCCGGTGATCGGTTGGACAATAGCGGAATTCACCCAGACCGTCTCAAGGCATTACAGCAGCAAGGCAATGAGTATGGCGGCGGACGATCTCAGCAACCACCTTCACCAGGGATTGCCCCTCCATCTGGGCCCCGTAGTTCATTTGCCCCGCCATCAGGCCCAGCACCTATGCCTCGTGGAGCACAGCCTTCAGgatctggtggtggtggtggtggcggcggtgacagaggacgaggagacaAACGATTCGCTGGAATCAACAATATGCTTCAGCAATCGGCGGGCCCCGCAGATCGCAGTGGACCTGGTACATCGATCCGAGGCCGAGGCGCGAACCGCTCCGCCGCTGCGATGAACGCGCCATCTCCGCAGTCTACCCCATCCGGCGGTACACCTGATGATGGAAGTCGCACtgtctcatcttcttctcaaCAGGGTCGACCTGACCTTCTGGCGGATCGGATCACCAGCGCTTCCCGAGGAGATGAAGGGCATTCGCGTAGGAGTCTTGGTGGTCGAGGTGATTTGATCGATGAACCTGGCTCTGAGTCACGGCGTTCTTCGCAGCGATACTCAGAACGAGATCGTGACCGTGACCGCGAGcgagaaagggatcgtgaacGGGACAGAGATCGTGAGCGTGATCGTGGTGACCGCGAGCGTGGTGAGCGCAGCGATAGAGATCGTGAACGCGAACGGGATCGTGAGCGCGAGCGCGAGCGAGAACGAGAACGTCGTGCAGGAGATGAAGAAGGAAcacgcagcagcagccgacGGGAAGAACGCGAACGCGCTCGCGAATATGAACGAGAACGCAGCCGTCGGAGCGACGCTGGCGCGGCTGCCAGTCGGGACGACGCCCGCTACGAACCACCCCGAGAAGTACTACGACGGGGAGGCGGCAACCGTGACCGCAGAGAACGTCGCGAACGAGACGAAGGAGCTGCAGGAGACTTGGCTTCTCACGAACATGAAGGCCGTCTACGACCTCCATCCTCTATGGGAGTACCACCTCCCCCGCCTCCTCCGCCCCCGCCCCTCCCAGGAAGTGCCGAGGATGAAAGACGATGGGGAGGTGGTGGTCGTGAGCGTGACCGCGAGCGCAACCGGGACCGTGCGCGAGACCGTGACTATGGCGGCGGTAgcagcggcggcggtggaggcCATCGCAAGCGTGGACGAGGCGGAGATGACGGACATGGTGAAGGAGGAGGCCGTGGAGGAATGCGGATGGGCAACGAGAACAAGCGGCCTCGTCGGGGGATGTAA